The Amycolatopsis sp. QT-25 genomic sequence GGGCCGTCACGCCGGCTGGATCGCGCTGCACTCCGGTCTCGCCGGGGGCGCGAGCGTGATCCTGGTGCCGGAGCGGCACTTCAACGTCGACCAGGTCGTCTCGTGGGTCGAGCGCCGCTTCGAGAAGGAGTACGCGCCGATCATCGTGGTCGCCGAGGGCGCGCTGCCCGAAGGCGGCGAGGAGAAGCTGCTGACCGGGGAGAAGGACGCCTTCGGGCACGTCCGGCTCGGCGGCATCGGCACCTGGCTGGCCGACGAGATCGCCGCCCGCACCGGCAAGGAGTCCCGTGCGGTCGTGCTCGGGCACGTCCAGCGCGGCGGTACCCCGACGGCGTACGACCGCGTGCTCGCCACCCGGTTCGGTCTCAACGCCGTCGACGCCGTCGCCGACGGTGATTTCGGCGTGATGGTCGCGCTGCGCGGCACGGACATCGTCCGCGTCAAGCTTTCGGAGGCCACCGCCGAGCTGAAGACCGTCCCGGTCGAGCGGTACGAAGAGGCCGAGGTCTTCTTCGGCTGAGCAGTGTTCCAGGAGAAGGCCCCTTACTTTGTGCTGACCTCGGGTAAGGGGCCTTCGCTTGCCTTGCGGTGCCGCCAGCGCGGCGAGTTGAATCGGCCACCTGGGGGATTCCGGGTGAAAGGGCGGCGGTTCTCATGGCGGCAGCGGGATCCAGCAGGCGCGAGTTCCTGAGATGGCTGGCCGCCGGCGGGACCGGGGTGGCGCTCGCCGGGCTGCTGCCCGGCACGGCCGCCGCGGACGCTGGCGAGATCGTCGTCATCGACCGGGTCACGCTGATCGACGGCACGGGTTCGGCTCCGCGGCGTGACGTCTCGGTCGTGCTCGTCGGCGACCGGATCGCCTGGGTCGGCGCCTCCGGCCAGATCCCGGAAATGGGTGGGGCGCGGGTGATCGACGGCCGCGGCAAGTACCTCATCCCGGGTCTCTGGGACATGCACACCCACGGCGCGGAACTCGAAGAGATCGTCCCGCCGCTGCATCTGGCCCACGGTGTCACGGGCGCCCGCGAGATGTGGGGGTACGCGGAGAACCGCGCGACCAGGGACAAGATCGAATGCGGCGAGCTGCTCGGCCCGCGGTTCGTGCTGGCGAGCGGGATCGTCGACGGGCCGGTCACGCTCCTGGGCCCGCCGGTGCTCCGGGTGACGACCGCGGCCGAGGCGCGGGCCGCCGTCCGCGCGGAGCGCGCTGCAGGCGCCGAGTTCGTGAAGATCTACTCCTACCTCGGGCCCGACGCCGTGCGAGCGGTCGCGGACGAGGTCCGCCATCAGGGCCTGCGGTTCTCCGGGCACTGGCCGTACAAGCTGTCTCACCTCGAGGCGAGCGACCTCGGCCAGCACAGCTTCGAGCATTTCTTCGGGGTGTCCGTCCACTGCTCGTCCCGGCGTGACGAGATCCTCGCCAGGCTGAAGACGACGCCCTACGACCCCGAGGCGCCGCGCGCCTTCTTCACCTTGGCGCGGCAACTGGAGTTCGATTCGGTCACCACGTACGACCCCGGCGTGGCGCGGGCCTATTTCGGCAGACTGCGGTGCAACGGCACCTGGCATTCACCGACGCTGACGATCAACCGGGTCGTCACCCAACCCGCCGAAACCCGCCAACGCGACCCGCGGCTGAAATACGTGCCCGCGGACCTGCGCGCGAGCTGGGTCAAGGGCATCGAGCTGTTCGCGCCGAAGACGCCGTCGGAGATAGCCCTGCAGGAGCGGTACTACCAGGAGACGCTGCGGCTGGTCGGTGTCGCCCACGAAGCGGGCGTCGGGCTCATCGGCGGCACCGACTGCCTCAATCCGTACACCTTCCCCGGTAGCGGACTGCACGAGGAGCTCGCCTTCCTGGTCGAGGCCGGACTCTCGCCGGTGCAGGCGTTGAAGACCGTCACCGGCGACGCCGCGAAGTTCCTCGGCAGGGAAAGCACGTCGGGCACGGTCACGGCGGGGAAGGAGGCGGATCTCGTGCTGCTGGACGCGAACCCGGCCGCCGACATCCGCAACGTCGCGAAGATCGACACCGTGATCACCCGCGGCCGTGTGCTCGACAGGGCGGCGCGGGAGCGGATGCTCGCGGCCGTCGAGAGCGCCGCGAACCGGCCCGCGACGAACCCCCGGATCCGGTCCCTCGCCTTCCGGACCTGCTGCTGACCCCGCAATCAGTCACCTACTTGCGACGACCGATCGCAAGTAGGTGACTGATTGCGGGGTTGGACGAGCGCGAGGATGGCTGAGAGCGACACGGCGCGGGCGGACGGCCGCGACCGATTCGCCCGCCGGCACCTGCTGGTACGGCGCCCCGGCCCCGGTCGCCGCCCGCGCGGCCCGCCGGAGCTCGGTGAGCGCGTCGTGCTCCAGGATCATCACGCCCGAACGTCCTCGCCGCATCGGGTGCCACCAGGTCGCCGAACCGGCCACCGACCTCCGCGACCCGGCGACGCACAGCTCGTGCGGGAACCACGACAGTCCGGCGACAAGGTCACCTACGTCAAGAGCGCCGATGTACATGAAGGCCCCCTTCCTTGCGCCCAGGTACAGGAAGGGGGCCTTCATGTACTCGTCGGTGGCGGGGATTAACGTCACCGCATGGGTTTCGAGGGTTTCGGCGAGTACGCCATCGACTTCTACGACGGTCTCGAGGCGGACAACTCCAAGTCCTATTGGGATGCGAATCTCGCCACCTACAAGGCCGACGTCCGTGCGCCGATGGAGGCGTTGCTCGCGGAGCTGGTCCCGGAGTTCGGTGACGGTTTCGGGGAGGGAAAGGTGTTCCGCCCGTATCGCGACGTCCGGTTCGCCAAGGACAAGACGCCGTACAAGACCCATTGCGGCGCGGTGATCGAGCAGGGCCGCGGCGGCGGCGCGTACTACGTCGAAGTCGGCCCGGCCGGGCTGCGTGTCGGTGGCGGCTGCTTCCACTTCGAGTCCGATCAGCTCGCCCGCTTCCGCAGGGCCGTCGACACCGAACTGCGCGGTGTCGAACTGGCCAAGCTTCTCGCGAAGCTGGAGAAGGCGGGCTGGGAGATCAAGGGGGACAGGCTCAAGTCGAAGCCGCGCGGATTCGCCGAGGACCATCCCCGCATCGACCTGCTGCGGTACCGATCGGTGTACGCCGTCCGCGGCTGGGAACCGGACGACGTCCTGCACGAACGGGGCTCGCTCGACCGGGTGCGCAAGGCCTGGCGGCAGGTCCGCGCGTTCAACGAGTGGGCCCGTGACCGGGTCGGGCCGAGCGAGAAGCCGCGACGATGACCTCCCCCGGGTTGATCGGCGGCCGTCCCTCGCCCAGGTGAACTGACACTTTTCTTGAACTTTCGGTATCGGTACAGACGTATCCGCGATGAGGGACTACGCTGTGCGAACGTGAGCCGACGCGCGAAGATCGTTTGTACCCTGGGCCCCGCGACCGCTACGCCGGAGAAGATGCGGCAACTCGTCGACGCCGGGATGGACGTCGCGAGGATGAACTTCAGCCACGGGACGCACAGCGACCACAAGCAGGTCTACGACCTCGTCCGCACCGCCGCCGCCGAATCCGGCCGCGCGGTGGGCATTCTCGCCGACCTCCAGGGCCCGAAGATCCGTCTCGGCACCTTCGCGGGCGGTCCGGTCGAGTGGCACAACGGTGACATCGTGCGCATCACCGTCGAGGACGTCGCGGGCACGCACGACCGCGTCTCGACCACCTACAAAGGACTCGCCGACGACGCGAAGCCCGGCGACCGTCTCCTCGTGGACGACGGCAAGGTCGGCCTCGTGGTCAAGCAGGTCGAGGGCCCGGACGTCGTCTGCGAGGTCACCGAGGGCGGTCCCGTCAGCAACAACAAGGGCGTTTCCCTGCCGGGGATGGACGTCTCCGTGCCGGCGCTGTCCGAAAAGGACATCGAGGACCTCGAATTCGCGCTCGAACTCGGCGTGGACTTCATCGCGCTGTCGTTCGTCCGCTCGCCCGCCGACATCGACCTGGTCCACCAGGTGATGGACCGGGTCGGCAAGGGACGTCTCCCGGTGGTCGCGAAGATCGAGAAGCCCGAAGCGGTCTACAACCTCGAAGCCATCGTGCTGGCCTTCGACGCGGTGATGATCGCCCGCGGCGACCTCGGCGTGGAACTCCCGCTGGAGCAGGTCCCGCTGGTGCAGAAGCGCACCATCCAGATCGCCCGCGAGAACGCGAAGCCGGTCATCGTCGCGACGCAGATGCTCGAGTCGATGATCAACAGCTCCCGCCCGACCCGCGCCGAGGCTTCGGACGTCGCGAACGCGGTGCTCGACGGCGCGGACGCCCTCATGCTTTCGGGCGAGACCAGCGTCGGCCGCTACGCCATCGAGGTCGTCCAGACCATGGGCCGGATCATCGAGGCCGTCGAGACCGACTCGCCCGTCGTGCCGCCGCTCTCGCACGTCCCGCGCACCAAGCGTGGCGTCATCTCCTACGCCGCCCGTGACATCGGCGAGCGGCTGAACGCCAAGGCGCTGGTCGCCTTCACCCAGTCCGGCGACACCGTCCGCCGCCTCGCGCGGCTGCACACGCGGCTGCCGCTGCTGGCGTTCACGCCGGAGGAGAGCGTCCGCAGCCAGCTCGCGATGACCTGGGGCACCACGACGCGGATCGTGCCGCAGGTGGGCTCCACCGACCAGATGATCCAGCAGGTCGACCACGCCATGCTCGAGATGGGCAGGTACGCCAAGGGCGATCTGGTGGTCATCGTGGCCGGTTCCCCGCCGGGGACCGTCGGCTCGACCAACCTCATCCGGGTGCACCGCCTGGGCGAGGACGACCACGCCTGACGTTCGTCGCCCCACCGGAGTCGTCCCGAAGGTGGCCTTCGCGACAAACGCCCCGCCTCATCCGGGACCGGCACACCCTTACGGCCTAAAGTCCACGGCATGACTGAGATGGCCAGGGAAGCCGCGGCCGGTTTCGACGACGCCGGCGGAGTGGGCGGACAGCCCGTGCTCGACCGGCTGGTCGCGTTGCTGGACTTGGAAAAGATCGAAGAGAACATCTTCCGCGGTGTCTCGCCGGCCCACTCGCCGGTGCGGGTCTTCGGCGGGCAGGTCGCCGGGCAGGCGCTGGTCGCCGCCGGCCGCACGGTCCCGGAGGAGCGGAAGGTCCACTCGCTGCACGCGTACTTCATCCGCGGCGGCGACCCGAGCGTCCCGATCGTCTACGAGGTCGACCGTATCCGCGACGGCCGCTCGTTCACCACCCGCCGCGTCGTGGGCATCCAGCACGGCAAGGCGATCTTCTCCCTGTCCGCCTCGTTCCAGAAGGACGAGGGCGGCATCGAGCACTCCGAGGTCATGCCGGACGTCCCGGACCCGGAGTCGCTCCCGACGCTGCAGGAGCGCGCCGAAGGCTACTTCATGGGCCATCTCGACCGGCCGCGCCCGATCGACCTGAGGTATGTCAACGATCCGCCGTGGGTGACCAGGAAGTCGGGCGAGCGGCCCGGCAGGAACCAGGTCTGGATGCGGGCCGACGGCAAACTCCCGGACCAGCGGCTCCTGCACGTCTGCGTGCTGACCTACGCCTCCGACATGACCCTCCTGGACTCGGTTCTCGCGCGCCACGGCGTCTACTGGGACCTCGACAAGGTGATCGGTGCGAGCCTCGACCACGCGCTCTGGTTCCATCGCCCGTTCCGGGCCGACGAATGGTTCCTCTACGACAGCGCGTCGCCGACGGCTTCGGGTGCCCGCGGGCTGGCGACCGGCCGGTTCTTCGCCGCGGACGGAACGCATATCGCCACTGTCGTCCAGGAAGGCCTTCTACGGGTGGTGTGAACGGTGACGTTCCGCATCGGAGAGTCATCTTGTCAACCCTTTAGAGGGAATGGCGAAACGCATTGACATCTGGAGCCAGAGCATTACGGAATGATGGCCGCAAACGGAGGGCCGGAACCGATCGGGGGACGGCTCCGGCCCTGCTCCGGGAGTGAATCCGGCCTCGATGGGTATCCTTGACGGAAAACCATCGGTGCAGCTCGCGGCCCCGCGCCAGTGCCGCGAACCAGTCCGCTGCCGCCGAGGAAGGCGGGCGTACCGCGTCGCACAATGCTCAACGTACGACGGCAATCTGCAAATTGCAGGATGAAAACCCGGCCGGGTCGGAAAAGGGTGGTGTGACCATCTCACCGAATACGTCTTCGGCTGGTTAGATGTGCTTCGTGCGGGGTTGCTGAACGCTGTTCTCCTCGCCGTGTCGCGATCGATGTCGCTCGTACAGCTGTGGAGGTGCCGTGATGACGAGGGGTCAGGGACCCACCGTGCGCCGCCGAAGGCTGGCGAGTGAGCTGAGGCGGTTGCGCGAGGCGGCGGACCTCACCATCGACGAGGTGAGCGAAAAGCTCGAATGCTCGGCGTCGAAGGTCAGCCGGATCGAGACCGGGCACGTCGGCGTCACCCCGCGCGACGCGCGCGACATGCTCGAGCTGTACGGCATCGCCGGTGACGAGCAGGAAGCGCTCGTCCAGCTGGCCAGGGAAGCGCGCAAACGCGGCTGGTGGCACGCGTACAACGAGGTGTTCACCGGCACCTTCGTCGGCTTGGAGGCGGACGCGA encodes the following:
- a CDS encoding amidohydrolase family protein, with the translated sequence MAAAGSSRREFLRWLAAGGTGVALAGLLPGTAAADAGEIVVIDRVTLIDGTGSAPRRDVSVVLVGDRIAWVGASGQIPEMGGARVIDGRGKYLIPGLWDMHTHGAELEEIVPPLHLAHGVTGAREMWGYAENRATRDKIECGELLGPRFVLASGIVDGPVTLLGPPVLRVTTAAEARAAVRAERAAGAEFVKIYSYLGPDAVRAVADEVRHQGLRFSGHWPYKLSHLEASDLGQHSFEHFFGVSVHCSSRRDEILARLKTTPYDPEAPRAFFTLARQLEFDSVTTYDPGVARAYFGRLRCNGTWHSPTLTINRVVTQPAETRQRDPRLKYVPADLRASWVKGIELFAPKTPSEIALQERYYQETLRLVGVAHEAGVGLIGGTDCLNPYTFPGSGLHEELAFLVEAGLSPVQALKTVTGDAAKFLGRESTSGTVTAGKEADLVLLDANPAADIRNVAKIDTVITRGRVLDRAARERMLAAVESAANRPATNPRIRSLAFRTCC
- a CDS encoding DUF2461 domain-containing protein, with the translated sequence MGFEGFGEYAIDFYDGLEADNSKSYWDANLATYKADVRAPMEALLAELVPEFGDGFGEGKVFRPYRDVRFAKDKTPYKTHCGAVIEQGRGGGAYYVEVGPAGLRVGGGCFHFESDQLARFRRAVDTELRGVELAKLLAKLEKAGWEIKGDRLKSKPRGFAEDHPRIDLLRYRSVYAVRGWEPDDVLHERGSLDRVRKAWRQVRAFNEWARDRVGPSEKPRR
- a CDS encoding 6-phosphofructokinase, producing MRVGVLTGGGDCPGLNAVIRAVVRKGIEVHGWDVVGFRNGWNGPLTGDSRPLGLNDVEDVLTRGGTILRSSRTNPYKVEGGVDKIKAVLAEQQVDALIAIGGEDTLGVAKRLTDDGVGVVGVPKTIDNDLGATDYTFGFDTAVSIATEAIDRLHTTAESHHRALVVEVMGRHAGWIALHSGLAGGASVILVPERHFNVDQVVSWVERRFEKEYAPIIVVAEGALPEGGEEKLLTGEKDAFGHVRLGGIGTWLADEIAARTGKESRAVVLGHVQRGGTPTAYDRVLATRFGLNAVDAVADGDFGVMVALRGTDIVRVKLSEATAELKTVPVERYEEAEVFFG
- the pyk gene encoding pyruvate kinase, with product MSRRAKIVCTLGPATATPEKMRQLVDAGMDVARMNFSHGTHSDHKQVYDLVRTAAAESGRAVGILADLQGPKIRLGTFAGGPVEWHNGDIVRITVEDVAGTHDRVSTTYKGLADDAKPGDRLLVDDGKVGLVVKQVEGPDVVCEVTEGGPVSNNKGVSLPGMDVSVPALSEKDIEDLEFALELGVDFIALSFVRSPADIDLVHQVMDRVGKGRLPVVAKIEKPEAVYNLEAIVLAFDAVMIARGDLGVELPLEQVPLVQKRTIQIARENAKPVIVATQMLESMINSSRPTRAEASDVANAVLDGADALMLSGETSVGRYAIEVVQTMGRIIEAVETDSPVVPPLSHVPRTKRGVISYAARDIGERLNAKALVAFTQSGDTVRRLARLHTRLPLLAFTPEESVRSQLAMTWGTTTRIVPQVGSTDQMIQQVDHAMLEMGRYAKGDLVVIVAGSPPGTVGSTNLIRVHRLGEDDHA
- a CDS encoding acyl-CoA thioesterase II — protein: MTEMAREAAAGFDDAGGVGGQPVLDRLVALLDLEKIEENIFRGVSPAHSPVRVFGGQVAGQALVAAGRTVPEERKVHSLHAYFIRGGDPSVPIVYEVDRIRDGRSFTTRRVVGIQHGKAIFSLSASFQKDEGGIEHSEVMPDVPDPESLPTLQERAEGYFMGHLDRPRPIDLRYVNDPPWVTRKSGERPGRNQVWMRADGKLPDQRLLHVCVLTYASDMTLLDSVLARHGVYWDLDKVIGASLDHALWFHRPFRADEWFLYDSASPTASGARGLATGRFFAADGTHIATVVQEGLLRVV